Proteins from one Streptomyces sp. NBC_00289 genomic window:
- a CDS encoding HAD family hydrolase — translation MTQLGLPEEIVACLFDLDGVVTRTAVVHAAAWKETFDAFLREREGDRFRPFEQADYDEYVDGLPRADGVRSFLASRGVELPEGDPGDPPDAPTVNGLGNRKNDLVLAKIRAGGVEAYDGTLRYIEAVREQGLRTAIVSSSANCRDVLRAIGAEDLFDVRIDGVVAAERHLPGKPHPDTFLAAAQDLGTDAAHSAVFEDALAGMDAGRAGRFGYVVGVDRVGQAEALSAHGADRVVKDLADLGGRA, via the coding sequence ATGACGCAGCTCGGTCTCCCCGAAGAAATTGTCGCCTGCCTCTTCGACCTCGACGGGGTCGTCACCAGGACGGCCGTGGTGCACGCGGCCGCCTGGAAGGAGACGTTCGACGCGTTCCTGCGCGAGCGGGAGGGCGACCGGTTCCGGCCGTTCGAACAGGCCGACTACGACGAGTACGTCGACGGACTCCCGCGCGCCGACGGCGTCCGCAGCTTCCTGGCCTCCCGCGGCGTCGAACTGCCCGAGGGCGATCCGGGCGACCCACCCGACGCGCCAACGGTCAACGGACTCGGCAACCGCAAGAACGACCTGGTCCTGGCGAAGATCCGGGCCGGCGGCGTCGAGGCCTACGACGGCACCCTGCGCTACATCGAGGCGGTCCGCGAGCAGGGACTGCGCACCGCGATCGTCTCCTCCAGCGCCAACTGCCGGGACGTGCTGCGCGCGATCGGCGCCGAAGACCTCTTCGACGTACGCATCGACGGCGTGGTGGCCGCCGAACGGCACCTGCCGGGCAAGCCGCACCCCGACACGTTCCTGGCCGCCGCCCAGGACCTCGGCACCGACGCGGCGCACTCCGCCGTCTTCGAGGACGCGCTGGCCGGCATGGACGCGGGACGCGCCGGGCGCTTCGGGTACGTCGTCGGCGTCGACCGGGTGGGGCAGGCCGAGGCGCTGTCCGCACACGGCGCGGACCGGGTCGTCAAGGACCTCGCCGACCTGGGAGGCAGGGCGTGA
- a CDS encoding nucleoside/nucleotide kinase family protein: MPLTFDDLLIRARALTRDGRRAVLGIAGSPGSGKTTLAEHLVRALDEAGAPRVAHVPMDGFHLADVELDRLGRRDRKGAPDTFDAAGYAALLRRLREEEGGEQGIVYAPGFERTLEQPLAGAVPVPPDARLIVTEGNYLLLGTGAWARVRAQLDEVWFCELDEEERVRRLVARHEEFGKGHEEAVTWVHRSDRPNAELVAATRDRADLVVPVTAMPRVDPAT, translated from the coding sequence GTGCCGCTGACCTTCGACGACCTGCTGATCCGTGCCCGGGCGCTCACCCGCGACGGGCGGCGAGCCGTCCTGGGCATCGCCGGCAGCCCCGGCTCGGGCAAGACGACCCTCGCCGAGCACCTGGTGCGCGCGCTCGACGAGGCGGGAGCACCCCGGGTCGCGCACGTCCCCATGGACGGCTTCCACCTCGCCGACGTCGAACTGGACCGCCTCGGCCGCCGCGACCGCAAGGGCGCGCCGGACACCTTCGACGCGGCGGGGTACGCGGCACTGCTACGGCGCCTGCGCGAGGAGGAGGGCGGTGAGCAGGGCATCGTGTACGCCCCCGGCTTCGAACGGACGCTGGAACAACCCCTCGCCGGAGCGGTGCCCGTGCCGCCGGACGCCCGGCTGATCGTCACGGAGGGCAACTACCTGCTGCTGGGCACGGGCGCGTGGGCGCGGGTCCGGGCGCAGCTGGACGAGGTGTGGTTCTGCGAGCTGGACGAGGAGGAACGCGTCCGCCGACTGGTGGCCCGGCACGAGGAGTTCGGCAAGGGACACGAGGAGGCGGTGACGTGGGTCCACCGCAGCGACCGGCCCAACGCGGAGCTGGTCGCGGCGACGCGGGACCGGGCCGACCTCGTCGTACCGGTGACGGCGATGCCGCGGGTGGACCCGGCGACGTGA
- a CDS encoding carbohydrate ABC transporter permease, with protein MTTTDTPRPVKADSVRALAKRRPRGGGGGGLRRAVPATTLLWILACLYGLPVLWFVLSSFKPAGDLFSLPLTVLPHNPTLSGYKAAWDSANFSQYFINTAIVCVITTILTVGASCCTGYALAKYDNKWLKVFFLCILATTMLPSEVMLAPEFLVVRDLGLYNSFGGIILPAVLTATGCFMFRQFFLTVPDELVEAARIDGARELSIFLRIMVPISRPIMLTLAILSFQWRWNDYIWPLLMLNDPDKFTVQIGIQSLVGAQNINWSVLLGGSVISMIPLVLVFLVFQRYVMSADINAGLKD; from the coding sequence ATGACAACCACAGACACGCCGCGTCCGGTCAAGGCCGATTCCGTACGGGCCCTTGCCAAGAGGCGGCCCCGCGGCGGGGGCGGCGGTGGGCTTCGGCGCGCGGTACCCGCGACGACACTGCTGTGGATCCTGGCGTGCCTCTACGGGCTGCCGGTGCTGTGGTTCGTCCTCAGCTCCTTCAAACCGGCCGGAGACCTGTTCTCCCTTCCGCTGACGGTGCTTCCGCACAACCCCACCCTGTCGGGCTACAAGGCAGCCTGGGACAGCGCCAACTTCTCCCAGTACTTCATCAACACGGCCATCGTGTGCGTGATCACGACGATCCTCACGGTGGGAGCCAGCTGCTGCACCGGGTACGCGCTGGCCAAGTACGACAACAAGTGGCTCAAGGTCTTCTTCCTCTGCATCCTGGCCACCACGATGCTGCCGTCCGAGGTCATGCTCGCCCCGGAGTTCCTGGTGGTCCGCGACCTCGGCCTCTACAACTCGTTCGGCGGCATCATCCTCCCGGCGGTGCTCACCGCGACCGGATGCTTCATGTTCCGCCAGTTCTTCCTGACGGTCCCCGACGAGCTCGTCGAGGCCGCCCGCATCGACGGGGCGCGTGAGCTGTCGATCTTCCTGAGGATCATGGTGCCGATCTCCCGGCCCATCATGCTGACGCTCGCCATCCTGTCGTTCCAGTGGCGGTGGAACGACTACATCTGGCCGCTTCTGATGCTCAACGACCCCGACAAGTTCACCGTGCAGATCGGCATCCAGAGCCTGGTCGGGGCGCAGAACATCAACTGGTCCGTGCTGCTCGGGGGATCGGTCATCTCCATGATCCCGCTGGTCCTCGTCTTCCTGGTCTTCCAGCGCTACGTCATGAGCGCCGACATCAATGCCGGACTGAAGGACTGA
- a CDS encoding carbohydrate ABC transporter permease, protein MTKRASDVSVSPPRRRSSYTIAPLVLITANVVLFSLFFVWPAVIGLVYSFTNYTGVGAFQFVGLDNYQNLFGDSIFYDALARTLLYAVLVVPLNFALSLLIANLVVSRQAKGASLARVVFFIPWLISPIVVGVLWRWLFGENFGLINYVIEKLGGDAIPWQSNADLSLGVVVMAGAWWGTAFSMLLFIAAIKNVPTSYYEAASLDGAGPWRQFISITLPSIAPTSFIVILLNTINAMKEYPLFLALNNGGPGTSNNLLVQYIYQTGFKTGQIGYASAASFVLMLILMAVAIIQLIVNRRMENR, encoded by the coding sequence ATGACAAAACGCGCCTCGGACGTGTCCGTGAGCCCGCCCAGGAGGCGCAGCAGCTACACCATTGCGCCGCTCGTCCTCATCACGGCCAATGTTGTGCTCTTCTCGCTGTTCTTCGTCTGGCCGGCGGTGATCGGGCTCGTCTACTCCTTCACGAACTACACGGGCGTAGGGGCGTTCCAGTTCGTCGGACTGGACAACTATCAGAACCTGTTCGGCGACTCCATCTTCTACGACGCGCTGGCCCGGACGCTGCTGTACGCCGTGCTCGTCGTTCCGCTGAACTTCGCGCTCTCGCTGCTCATCGCCAACCTGGTGGTGAGCAGGCAGGCCAAGGGCGCGTCGCTCGCCCGTGTCGTCTTCTTCATCCCGTGGCTCATCTCGCCCATCGTCGTGGGTGTCCTGTGGCGCTGGCTGTTCGGCGAGAACTTCGGACTGATCAACTACGTCATCGAGAAGCTCGGCGGGGACGCGATCCCCTGGCAGTCGAACGCGGACCTGTCCCTGGGCGTGGTGGTGATGGCGGGCGCCTGGTGGGGGACGGCGTTCTCGATGCTGTTGTTCATCGCGGCGATCAAGAACGTGCCCACCTCGTACTACGAGGCGGCCTCGCTCGACGGCGCGGGCCCCTGGCGCCAGTTCATCAGCATCACACTGCCGAGCATCGCGCCCACCTCCTTCATCGTCATCCTGCTCAACACGATCAACGCGATGAAGGAATACCCGCTGTTCCTCGCCCTCAACAACGGCGGACCGGGAACGTCGAACAACCTGCTTGTCCAGTACATCTACCAGACCGGCTTCAAAACGGGCCAGATCGGCTACGCGAGCGCCGCGTCGTTCGTGCTCATGCTCATCCTGATGGCCGTCGCGATCATCCAGCTGATCGTCAACCGGCGGATGGAGAACCGATGA
- a CDS encoding ABC transporter substrate-binding protein — MTTVGVRRSRRLGRGGMRRLVPLAAVATAGVMLLSACGSGSDSGGTAKSLTFWISTVPGQDAGWKKMVAQYKKETGVNVKLVNIPYDGYTTKLHNAAQANSLPDVAAVPALDPIWSSKLIDLSSIANNKSNKINANFLAKDSSGKVLSIPSDVTASGLFINETLFKKAGVAFPASPQKTWTWTDFIAAANKVREKTGAKYSLTFDQSPSRLRAMVYEMGGKYVHADSSGKFSVDAATKKAVNYFVGLNDDKTMPKSVWTSGADPSAMFQSGDVVAYWSGVWQVPAFADSIKKFDWASVPTPAQPVQASDVNSGGMTVGFNNNGDAAGAATKFLSWLYEPAHYQALCEASGFLPVESGLSPKYPFKSEAAQAAFKLYNEEIPLYDPISGYFNGAQTNWVLKGKSLTEDPTKTELGKAINGQQTADKALENIVSGYNQQVGG, encoded by the coding sequence ATGACCACTGTAGGTGTGCGGCGCTCCCGCCGACTCGGCCGCGGCGGCATGCGCCGCCTGGTTCCCCTCGCTGCCGTAGCCACGGCAGGTGTCATGCTGCTCTCCGCCTGCGGGTCGGGGTCCGACTCGGGCGGGACCGCCAAGTCGCTGACGTTCTGGATCTCCACGGTTCCGGGGCAGGACGCGGGCTGGAAGAAGATGGTGGCGCAGTACAAGAAGGAAACCGGCGTCAACGTCAAGCTCGTCAACATCCCCTACGACGGCTACACGACGAAGCTCCACAACGCCGCGCAGGCGAACTCCCTGCCCGACGTGGCGGCCGTGCCGGCGCTGGACCCGATCTGGTCGAGCAAGCTGATCGACCTCAGCTCCATCGCCAACAACAAGAGCAACAAGATCAACGCCAACTTCCTCGCCAAGGACTCGTCCGGGAAGGTGCTGTCCATCCCCTCGGACGTCACCGCGTCCGGCCTGTTCATCAACGAGACGCTGTTCAAGAAGGCCGGCGTCGCCTTCCCGGCCTCGCCCCAGAAGACCTGGACCTGGACCGACTTCATCGCCGCCGCGAACAAGGTCCGCGAGAAGACCGGCGCCAAGTACTCCCTGACGTTCGACCAGTCGCCGTCCCGGCTCCGCGCCATGGTGTACGAGATGGGCGGGAAGTACGTCCACGCGGACTCCTCCGGCAAGTTCTCGGTGGACGCGGCGACCAAGAAGGCCGTGAACTACTTCGTCGGACTGAACGACGACAAGACCATGCCGAAGTCGGTGTGGACCAGCGGCGCCGACCCGTCGGCCATGTTCCAGAGCGGTGACGTCGTCGCCTACTGGTCCGGCGTATGGCAGGTTCCCGCCTTCGCGGACAGCATCAAGAAGTTCGACTGGGCGAGCGTCCCGACTCCCGCCCAGCCGGTGCAGGCCAGTGACGTCAACAGCGGCGGCATGACGGTGGGCTTCAACAACAACGGCGACGCGGCGGGCGCAGCGACGAAGTTCCTGTCCTGGCTGTACGAGCCGGCCCACTACCAGGCGCTGTGCGAGGCGTCCGGGTTCCTGCCGGTCGAGAGCGGTCTGAGCCCGAAGTACCCCTTCAAGTCCGAGGCGGCGCAGGCGGCGTTCAAGCTGTACAACGAGGAGATCCCGCTCTACGACCCGATCTCCGGCTACTTCAACGGCGCGCAGACGAACTGGGTGCTGAAGGGCAAGAGCCTCACCGAGGACCCGACCAAGACGGAGCTCGGCAAGGCGATCAACGGCCAGCAGACGGCCGACAAGGCCCTGGAGAACATCGTGTCCGGCTACAACCAGCAGGTCGGCGGCTGA